The proteins below come from a single Burkholderia contaminans genomic window:
- a CDS encoding LysR family transcriptional regulator encodes MSFNLQQLTMFTTIVSAGSLGRAATMLNMTQPALSRSIKRLEESVGAPLFERHTKGMQLTALGEALMPHAMSLQREAEQAREELDAMRGLAKGVIKVGAVGSIASLVLPMAITCVLEKWPNLRVEVIEGVWDRLVEGLLAYEIDLALCTSGIETEDVAAISDCSWADRSFVVAATDHPLRSKFGLRLDDTLTQRWALTPKGTGPYAHMQETFRAHGLPMPVIAVETRSVTVLKSLVARCGFVSWMAEPMYDTESKAGVIDALDIDGLDAQRTLTAFRRRRGTLPTPAVKLLDELRRLTGTLRKE; translated from the coding sequence ATGAGTTTCAATCTGCAGCAGTTGACGATGTTCACCACGATCGTCTCCGCGGGTAGCCTGGGACGAGCAGCGACCATGCTGAACATGACCCAGCCGGCGCTGAGCAGATCGATCAAACGACTCGAGGAGTCCGTAGGGGCGCCGCTTTTCGAGCGTCACACCAAAGGGATGCAGCTGACCGCGCTGGGCGAAGCATTGATGCCACATGCAATGTCGCTGCAAAGGGAGGCCGAACAGGCGCGCGAGGAACTGGACGCGATGCGCGGCCTGGCGAAAGGCGTGATCAAGGTTGGCGCGGTGGGCAGCATCGCGAGCCTCGTGTTACCGATGGCGATCACGTGTGTCCTCGAAAAATGGCCAAATCTGCGTGTGGAGGTGATCGAAGGCGTCTGGGATCGTCTCGTCGAGGGCTTGCTTGCTTACGAAATCGATCTGGCGCTTTGCACATCTGGAATCGAAACCGAGGATGTCGCCGCGATCTCCGATTGTTCATGGGCCGACAGGAGTTTCGTGGTCGCCGCGACCGATCATCCGTTGCGCTCGAAGTTCGGTCTTCGACTCGATGACACATTGACACAACGATGGGCACTCACACCCAAGGGAACCGGCCCCTATGCCCACATGCAGGAAACCTTCAGAGCCCACGGTCTCCCAATGCCAGTCATCGCGGTCGAGACTCGTTCTGTAACCGTGCTCAAAAGCCTGGTAGCGCGATGTGGCTTTGTCTCATGGATGGCAGAACCCATGTACGACACTGAAAGCAAGGCTGGCGTCATCGACGCTCTCGATATTGACGGCCTGGATGCGCAGCGCACTTTAACGGCGTTTCGGCGCCGGCGAGGCACGCTACCCACGCCTGCCGTCAAACTGCTGGACGAACTACGTCGCCTGACAGGAACTTTGCGCAAAGAATGA
- a CDS encoding type 1 glutamine amidotransferase domain-containing protein: protein MPGPALEPAHLFLRKGLMMNILKIGAAVLATATAFALPVGASAQSRGKVLVVMSSAHALDLRDGKKYSTGYYLNEFVVPYRKLVEAGYEPVIANPNGDMPMMDANSNDKLFFGGDDAARADALKYAQGIAQLKHPKTLASVVAEGTGGYVGLFIPGGHAPMVDLLKDRNLGKILVSFHDSGRPTGIICHGPIVLLSTVRDPNAFVASMAANDGNANSLAAGWPYAGYRMTVFSTGEEQQLEGPHGLGGNVQFYPVNALAEAGAHVDTVANWHSNVVVDRELITGQQPMSAPEFGDVLVAKLKARTN, encoded by the coding sequence ATGCCGGGACCGGCGCTTGAACCGGCTCACTTATTTCTTCGGAAGGGATTGATGATGAACATCCTCAAGATCGGTGCTGCCGTACTTGCCACGGCGACCGCGTTCGCATTGCCGGTGGGCGCGTCGGCGCAATCGCGCGGCAAGGTGCTGGTTGTCATGTCGAGCGCTCACGCGCTCGATTTGCGCGACGGCAAGAAATATTCGACGGGTTATTACCTCAACGAATTCGTCGTTCCATACCGCAAGCTTGTCGAGGCTGGCTACGAGCCCGTGATCGCCAATCCGAACGGCGACATGCCGATGATGGACGCGAATTCGAACGACAAGCTGTTTTTCGGTGGCGACGATGCAGCGCGCGCGGATGCACTGAAGTACGCGCAAGGCATCGCGCAACTGAAGCATCCGAAGACGCTGGCCTCCGTTGTCGCGGAGGGGACCGGCGGTTATGTCGGCCTGTTTATCCCGGGTGGCCATGCGCCGATGGTCGACCTGCTCAAGGACCGGAATCTTGGCAAGATCCTGGTCAGCTTCCACGACAGCGGGCGCCCCACCGGGATCATCTGTCACGGGCCGATCGTGTTGCTGTCCACGGTGCGCGACCCGAATGCCTTCGTTGCATCGATGGCCGCCAACGACGGTAACGCGAATTCCCTGGCGGCTGGCTGGCCGTATGCCGGTTACCGGATGACCGTCTTCTCGACGGGCGAGGAGCAGCAGCTCGAAGGTCCGCACGGGCTGGGCGGCAACGTGCAGTTCTATCCGGTGAACGCGTTGGCCGAAGCCGGCGCTCACGTCGACACGGTGGCGAACTGGCACAGCAACGTGGTCGTTGATCGCGAACTGATCACGGGGCAGCAGCCGATGTCGGCACCGGAATTCGGCGACGTCCTCGTGGCGAAACTGAAGGCCCGTACGAACTGA
- a CDS encoding SDR family NAD(P)-dependent oxidoreductase, producing MTTSTKGTALITGASAGIGAIYADRLAKRGYDLVLVARNQDRLNTLARRLMAETGRSVETVAADLNDKAALAKIEDILRENSNITMLVNNAGIGSVASILNGDVDTMESMINLNITALTRLTYAVAPVFAGKGTGTIINISSVVGIAVELLNGVYSASKSYVLSFGHTLQRDLADKGVRVQTVLPAATATEFWDVAGYAKQKEAASTMTADDLVDAALAGLDQGELVTIPTLHDGDGWTQWEAARRALTPQFANAKAAPRYIADAGTGA from the coding sequence ATGACCACTTCCACGAAAGGCACCGCGCTGATCACTGGCGCATCGGCTGGCATCGGTGCGATTTACGCAGACCGCCTTGCGAAACGCGGCTACGACCTCGTCCTGGTAGCGCGTAACCAGGACCGTCTGAACACGCTCGCGCGCCGCCTCATGGCCGAAACCGGCCGCTCGGTCGAGACCGTCGCCGCCGATCTGAACGACAAGGCGGCGCTCGCGAAGATCGAAGACATCCTGCGCGAGAACAGCAACATCACGATGCTGGTGAACAACGCGGGCATCGGCTCGGTCGCATCGATTCTCAACGGCGACGTCGACACGATGGAGTCGATGATCAATCTGAACATCACCGCGCTCACGCGCCTGACTTACGCCGTCGCACCGGTGTTCGCCGGCAAGGGCACAGGCACCATCATCAACATCAGCTCGGTCGTTGGTATCGCGGTCGAACTGCTCAACGGCGTGTACAGCGCATCGAAGTCGTATGTGCTGAGTTTCGGTCACACGCTTCAGCGCGACCTGGCGGACAAGGGCGTGCGCGTGCAGACCGTGCTGCCTGCAGCGACGGCGACCGAGTTCTGGGATGTGGCCGGCTACGCGAAGCAGAAGGAGGCCGCCAGCACGATGACGGCCGACGACCTGGTGGATGCCGCGCTCGCGGGCCTCGATCAGGGCGAGCTCGTGACGATCCCGACGCTGCACGACGGCGACGGCTGGACGCAATGGGAAGCGGCTCGCCGCGCACTCACTCCCCAGTTCGCCAACGCCAAGGCCGCTCCGCGCTACATCGCGGATGCCGGGACCGGCGCTTGA
- a CDS encoding GlxA family transcriptional regulator, with the protein MHTVGLVVYPNFQSLALAVASVFEYANLLRGEEVYQFRIVSEHGGAVVSSQGFSVNTEPLAKEGYDTLIVSGDNECRLPSATLVDFLHRAPVHSRRIASICTGAFVLAAAGLLDGKRATTHWYHARDFKKQYPNVQLDEDRIFVVDGQVWTSAGMSAGVDLALAIVESDFGLETARMVARKLVLYQRRGGGQSQFSTLLELNARSDRVQMALTYASENLASNLSVERLAEAARLSPRQFSRVFREETGQSPAKAVERLRVEAARLMMETSRHPIEIIARETGFGDRERMRQAFLRAFGQPPQTIQRASGVAPLTN; encoded by the coding sequence ATGCACACCGTGGGGCTCGTTGTTTACCCAAATTTCCAGTCGCTCGCGCTCGCGGTGGCGAGCGTGTTCGAGTACGCGAACCTGCTGCGCGGCGAGGAGGTGTACCAGTTCCGGATCGTGTCCGAGCACGGCGGCGCGGTCGTGTCGTCGCAGGGCTTTTCGGTCAACACCGAACCGCTGGCCAAAGAGGGATATGACACGCTGATCGTCTCCGGCGACAACGAATGCCGGCTTCCATCGGCGACGCTGGTGGACTTCCTGCATCGCGCGCCCGTCCACTCGCGGCGCATTGCGTCGATATGTACGGGAGCCTTCGTCCTCGCGGCCGCCGGGCTCCTCGACGGGAAACGGGCCACGACGCACTGGTATCACGCGCGGGACTTCAAGAAGCAATATCCGAACGTGCAGCTCGACGAAGATCGCATCTTCGTCGTAGACGGCCAGGTCTGGACGTCGGCCGGCATGAGCGCCGGGGTGGATCTCGCCCTCGCGATCGTCGAAAGCGATTTCGGGCTGGAAACGGCGCGCATGGTCGCGCGCAAGCTCGTGCTATACCAACGGCGCGGCGGTGGTCAGTCGCAATTCTCGACCTTGCTCGAACTGAACGCGCGATCGGACCGCGTGCAAATGGCGCTGACCTACGCGAGCGAAAACCTGGCGAGCAATCTGTCGGTGGAACGCCTGGCAGAGGCGGCACGTCTGAGCCCACGCCAGTTCAGCCGCGTGTTCCGGGAGGAGACGGGGCAATCCCCCGCCAAGGCGGTTGAGCGGCTGCGCGTCGAAGCCGCTCGCCTGATGATGGAAACGTCGCGCCACCCGATCGAAATCATTGCGAGAGAAACCGGCTTCGGCGACCGCGAGCGCATGCGCCAGGCATTTCTGCGCGCGTTCGGGCAACCCCCGCAGACCATCCAGCGCGCCTCCGGAGTTGCGCCGCTCACGAATTAG
- a CDS encoding tautomerase family protein, translating to MPYLQLDVNDHYSVETKQSLAAKMSETYARMMSVDIRRISVAIRELGQGGVWRIAEAGEAPVPVAVMMLDIRRGRPPGQRMEVAQALCAHCVEILGLREDRLNVEFTQHSGDEMYHPALGGYSPEWAPGEQ from the coding sequence ATGCCCTATCTGCAACTGGACGTGAACGACCACTATTCGGTGGAAACCAAGCAGTCGCTCGCCGCCAAAATGAGCGAGACCTATGCGCGGATGATGTCGGTCGATATTCGGCGTATCAGCGTCGCGATCCGCGAGCTGGGTCAAGGCGGTGTCTGGCGTATCGCCGAGGCCGGCGAAGCGCCTGTCCCGGTCGCCGTGATGATGCTGGATATCCGACGGGGCCGCCCGCCCGGGCAGCGCATGGAGGTGGCGCAGGCACTTTGCGCGCATTGCGTGGAGATTCTCGGCTTGCGTGAGGATCGGCTCAATGTCGAATTCACGCAGCATTCCGGCGATGAAATGTACCACCCGGCGCTTGGCGGCTATAGCCCGGAGTGGGCGCCCGGCGAGCAGTAG
- a CDS encoding amidohydrolase family protein, protein MARIARREFLRVAGATLASAALPGLAEADETWSSGIGRPAFRLPDGAIDCHMHIYDDRFPVAPGTTLRPPNATVAQYRGVQSRTGVKRNVVVTPSTYGTDNRCTLAALAQFGDAARGVAVVDGTVSDDELLALDRGGVRAIRFNLSYPGATTLDMLAPLAARIANLGWHIELVVQGARLPELERHLAVLPCPLVIDHIAHVPQPDGLSSAAFRTAQRLVDKGHTWITLSGPYVDSKTGAPAYDDVAPVAKALIDMAPERMLWGTDWPHPTQKTDKPDDASLLDVIAGWIGRADWQQRIFVTNPAKLYGFA, encoded by the coding sequence ATGGCGCGCATCGCGAGACGCGAATTCCTCCGAGTCGCCGGCGCGACGCTGGCTTCGGCTGCATTGCCGGGGCTGGCCGAGGCCGACGAAACGTGGTCGAGCGGCATCGGGCGGCCGGCATTCCGGCTGCCCGACGGGGCGATCGACTGCCACATGCATATCTACGACGACCGGTTTCCGGTCGCGCCGGGCACGACGCTGCGCCCGCCGAATGCGACCGTCGCGCAATACCGGGGCGTGCAGTCGCGGACCGGCGTGAAGCGCAACGTGGTCGTGACGCCGTCGACGTACGGGACGGACAACCGCTGCACGCTGGCGGCGCTCGCGCAGTTCGGCGACGCCGCGCGCGGCGTGGCCGTCGTCGACGGCACCGTGAGCGACGACGAACTTCTGGCGCTCGATCGCGGCGGCGTCCGTGCGATCCGGTTCAACCTGAGCTATCCGGGTGCGACGACGCTCGACATGCTGGCGCCGCTCGCCGCGCGCATCGCGAACCTCGGCTGGCATATCGAGCTGGTGGTGCAGGGCGCGCGGCTGCCGGAGCTCGAGCGTCATCTTGCGGTGCTGCCGTGTCCGCTCGTCATCGACCATATCGCGCATGTGCCGCAGCCCGACGGGCTCTCGTCGGCCGCGTTTCGGACTGCGCAACGCCTCGTCGACAAGGGCCATACGTGGATCACGTTGTCGGGGCCGTACGTCGACAGCAAGACGGGCGCGCCTGCCTACGACGACGTCGCGCCGGTCGCGAAGGCGCTGATCGACATGGCGCCGGAGCGCATGCTGTGGGGCACCGACTGGCCGCACCCGACGCAGAAGACGGACAAGCCGGACGATGCAAGCTTGCTGGACGTGATCGCCGGCTGGATCGGGCGTGCGGACTGGCAGCAACGGATATTCGTCACGAACCCGGCGAAGCTGTACGGATTTGCGTAG